A stretch of the Sporohalobacter salinus genome encodes the following:
- a CDS encoding ferredoxin domain-containing protein, whose translation MFLKNQEAEKDGVLQAAKLMTVAARTAPKGKGVDNLTTAIIGDGEEKEKLITEMKDIAEEFEAGFFKRDAENIAEADLVVLLGTKTEPIGVPACGYCGFEDCTAQSQSENGVCAFNTGDLGIAVGSAVSKAADLRVDNRILFTAGKAAVRLGLLGEDVEIAYGIVLNAAGKNLFFDRG comes from the coding sequence ATGTTTTTGAAGAATCAAGAGGCTGAAAAAGATGGAGTTTTGCAAGCAGCTAAATTAATGACTGTTGCTGCTAGAACTGCTCCGAAAGGCAAAGGAGTTGATAATCTAACAACAGCTATTATTGGCGATGGGGAAGAAAAAGAGAAATTAATAACTGAAATGAAAGATATAGCTGAAGAATTTGAAGCAGGATTTTTTAAGCGTGATGCTGAGAATATAGCTGAAGCAGATTTAGTAGTCTTATTAGGAACTAAGACTGAACCTATAGGGGTTCCTGCTTGTGGTTATTGTGGTTTTGAGGATTGTACAGCTCAGAGTCAGAGTGAAAATGGAGTCTGTGCTTTTAATACTGGGGATTTAGGTATTGCAGTAGGTTCTGCTGTTAGTAAAGCAGCTGATTTACGAGTAGATAATAGAATTTTGTTTACAGCTGGTAAAGCAGCAGTTAGATTAGGCTTGTTAGGTGAAGACGTTGAGATTGCATATGGAATTGTCCTTAATGCAGCAGGAAAAAATCTTTTTTTTGATCGAGGATAA
- a CDS encoding endonuclease MutS2 gives MEQHVLEILEYNKIKERLAKHTSSKLARKLVNNLKPVNDFDFIQKRQLEVTSAKKILNREEKYPPLGGMKDVRDALKRASKEITLSGEELVEIANTLSTSRGLKKYLLNLEDEEDEYKSVVKYGVQLDNFKSLERSINNALDNQGNVLDSASTKLRNIRRSITDYSQRIKNELNSILSSKKYQNYIQDSLVTIRDKRYVIPIKSQFQDKVSGIVHDQSASKQTVFIEPMAVVKLNNKLRSFMAEEEEEIYRILTELTYEVREELDRIKETLKVLAWLDFTFAKAEYSFKIEGAEPVLNQEEYISLEKARHPLIPADEVVPIDIKLGGEFDTLVITGPNTGGKTVTLKTVGLLTLMAQSGLHIPALSGSKIAVFDEIYGDIGDEQSIEQNLSTFSSHMTRIIDILEIAKENTLVLLDEIGAGTDPTEGAALAMAILEELYSRDQINTIATTHYSQLKTFAYQQEGIENASVEFDVETLQPTYRLQMGMPGRSNAFEIASRLGLQEEVIEKARAKLSEEDIEVDKIIQNIEESKQSISKDEEAAKAERKKAEALKEEYEAKLAKVEKLEQKIKKEAYAEAEEIIAGAKKKVDKVVTKMKEQAEVNRQEVDRAKSKIDEYRHNLSNERIDLEEDIKQQELQQQGPANLEVGDKVQLKKLNKEGEIIELSDDKEEAVIQTGVMKVNVDISRLERIDDSDQQQKVSNNTNIGSLKGKKSRHISPKLDLRGLRAVEAKEKVDKYLDDAYLAGISKAEVVHGKGTGVLRNVVHELLEDHSQVDEYRLGDKDEGGSGVTIVKF, from the coding sequence GAGCTAGTAAAGAGATTACACTTAGTGGAGAAGAATTAGTAGAAATAGCAAACACCTTATCAACTAGTCGAGGCTTAAAGAAGTATCTGCTTAATTTGGAGGATGAGGAAGATGAATATAAAAGTGTAGTTAAGTATGGAGTGCAGTTAGATAACTTTAAATCTCTGGAACGTAGTATAAATAATGCTTTAGATAATCAAGGTAATGTATTGGACAGTGCTAGTACTAAGTTACGGAATATTCGTCGCAGCATTACTGATTATAGTCAACGTATTAAGAATGAATTAAATTCTATTTTAAGTTCAAAGAAGTATCAGAATTATATTCAGGATTCATTAGTTACAATTAGGGATAAAAGATATGTGATTCCAATTAAGAGCCAATTTCAGGATAAAGTTTCCGGTATTGTTCATGACCAGTCAGCTAGTAAACAGACGGTATTTATTGAACCGATGGCTGTAGTTAAGTTGAATAATAAACTGCGTAGTTTCATGGCCGAAGAAGAAGAAGAAATCTATCGAATTTTAACGGAACTAACTTATGAAGTCAGAGAAGAGTTAGATAGAATTAAAGAAACTTTAAAGGTGTTGGCTTGGTTAGATTTTACTTTTGCTAAGGCAGAATATAGCTTCAAGATTGAGGGAGCAGAACCTGTTTTGAATCAGGAAGAATATATTAGTCTAGAAAAGGCAAGACATCCACTGATTCCAGCCGATGAGGTAGTTCCTATTGATATTAAGTTAGGCGGTGAGTTTGATACATTAGTAATTACAGGACCTAATACTGGTGGGAAAACAGTAACTCTTAAAACAGTAGGATTATTGACTTTAATGGCCCAGTCTGGGCTTCATATTCCTGCTTTATCTGGTTCAAAGATAGCTGTTTTTGATGAAATTTATGGTGATATCGGTGATGAGCAGAGTATTGAACAGAATTTAAGTACTTTTTCATCTCATATGACCCGGATTATTGATATTTTAGAAATAGCTAAGGAGAATACTTTAGTTTTACTTGATGAGATAGGGGCTGGAACTGATCCTACTGAAGGTGCTGCCTTAGCTATGGCGATTTTAGAAGAATTATATAGTCGAGATCAAATTAATACGATAGCTACTACTCATTATAGTCAATTAAAAACTTTTGCTTATCAACAAGAAGGAATTGAAAATGCTTCGGTGGAATTTGATGTTGAGACTCTGCAGCCTACCTATAGATTGCAAATGGGAATGCCTGGACGAAGCAATGCTTTTGAGATTGCTAGTAGATTAGGTTTACAAGAAGAAGTAATAGAAAAAGCACGGGCTAAATTGAGTGAAGAAGATATAGAAGTGGATAAGATTATTCAGAATATTGAAGAAAGCAAACAGAGTATTTCAAAGGACGAAGAAGCTGCTAAAGCAGAAAGGAAGAAAGCAGAGGCGTTAAAAGAAGAATATGAAGCTAAATTGGCTAAAGTGGAGAAGTTAGAACAGAAGATAAAGAAAGAGGCTTATGCGGAAGCCGAAGAGATAATTGCCGGAGCTAAGAAGAAAGTTGATAAAGTAGTAACTAAAATGAAGGAGCAAGCTGAAGTTAATCGGCAGGAAGTAGATAGAGCTAAAAGTAAGATAGATGAATATAGACATAACCTAAGTAATGAGCGGATAGATTTAGAAGAAGATATTAAACAACAGGAATTACAACAGCAGGGACCGGCTAATTTAGAAGTAGGAGATAAAGTTCAACTTAAAAAGTTGAACAAAGAAGGGGAAATAATTGAGCTTTCTGATGACAAAGAAGAAGCAGTGATTCAGACTGGAGTCATGAAGGTAAACGTAGATATTAGTCGTTTAGAGAGGATAGATGATTCTGATCAGCAACAAAAAGTAAGTAACAATACTAATATTGGCAGTCTAAAAGGAAAGAAATCTCGGCATATTTCTCCTAAACTAGATTTACGAGGCTTAAGAGCGGTAGAAGCTAAAGAGAAAGTAGATAAGTATCTTGATGATGCTTATTTAGCTGGTATTTCTAAAGCAGAAGTAGTTCATGGTAAGGGGACCGGTGTTTTACGGAATGTAGTCCATGAACTTCTAGAAGATCATTCTCAGGTAGATGAATATAGACTGGGAGATAAAGATGAAGGAGGATCAGGTGTAACTATCGTTAAGTTTTAA